Below is a genomic region from Triticum dicoccoides isolate Atlit2015 ecotype Zavitan chromosome 5A, WEW_v2.0, whole genome shotgun sequence.
GCCTGAGCTGCCGCTGCACCTGTGCTTCTTCCTGCTCGTGCTGTTCGTCTTCCTCGGCTTCTCCTGGTACATGAGCTACGAGTCGGTGGCGGAGACCTTCGCCGACCAGGGCAAGCTCCTGCTCATGGTGTCGCCGCTCGCGCTGCTCCTCGCGGTGCGGCTGctgtcgggcggcgacggcgacgggcggcGCGTCGACCAGCTGATGTCCATGTCGATGCCGGAGAGGGACTCCATCCACCGCGCCGGGGGGTCGCCGTGGGGCGTCGGGCTCCTGCTCGTGCTGCTCATCGTCATGGTCTCCTACCAATCCAACTTCCGGGAGAAGTGGTTCGCGCTCTAGTCATCGGGTGACGATTGATGGATATCGATCTCCATCGGAACCGGGATCGGGATCGGGATGTCGCGGAGCATGCTTTTTCCATTAGCAAATGTCAAGAATCATGTGTACTACGCAGGTAACCCGAGACATATATGTCGTCGCGCGAGAACCTTGTAAAGATTTGCTGATTATTGGAATGGAAACAGAACAAATGTCTTGTTTCTTCTTTTCATCCTGTcgttcaaattactcgtcgtgatTTTTATTTaaattgagtgaatctacactccaaaatacATCTATATATATTCGCGTATGTGGTTCAATGATTGTGAATCACAAGTGTTCAATGATGCGTATATACTATAGAAAGTGTTGTTCTAATCCCGAGCTCACATGAACTCCGGTGAACagcaaaatcaaaaaaaaaatggcAAGAAATTTCAAACATCCCTAAAAAAATTGTGTGA
It encodes:
- the LOC119297409 gene encoding uncharacterized protein LOC119297409 encodes the protein MGNAYGNGGSSTGHLRAPELPLHLCFFLLVLFVFLGFSWYMSYESVAETFADQGKLLLMVSPLALLLAVRLLSGGDGDGRRVDQLMSMSMPERDSIHRAGGSPWGVGLLLVLLIVMVSYQSNFREKWFAL